In a single window of the Pseudodesulfovibrio profundus genome:
- the murJ gene encoding murein biosynthesis integral membrane protein MurJ, which translates to MNKHGKIIAKRAAVVAGATLLSRLLGFVRDVIVAFTLGAGLFADAFFVAFRIPNLLRRLFGEGSLTMAFIPVFSRIREEEGDEAAQEMARSAMVWLGVILGGITLLVMWLARPLTMVIAPGFIDNPELFDATVEIVRICFPYAILICSVALCMGILNARDHFLAPALAPIILNVALIGAALFGYYFGYNVAYSMAYGVLIGGLGQWMLQQPFLKATGFSWRGVWSWKNKGVIRMGLLMLPTVFGAAVYQVNILLSTLLASFLPVGSVSYLFYADRLMQFPLGVFGIAVSTAALPSLSKLAAKGEMGAFDGALRSTLGLTMFIAVPSAAGLIALADPIVALLFERGAFSPEAVVATGSALVAYSIGLPFIALSRPLVAGFYALEDTKTPVRIAVVCLVVNVGAGALLMQSIGHVGLALAVSLSSMLNWLLLYVLLMRRRKSQLIALGSAVKVVAVSGCVGVGAWYSVAWHPWWVACIPAWVAFYLLAAHKLRMPEATMVVDLIRARMRRKRSEG; encoded by the coding sequence TTGAACAAACATGGAAAGATCATAGCAAAGAGGGCGGCCGTGGTTGCGGGAGCAACGCTGCTTTCCCGGCTGCTTGGGTTTGTGCGGGATGTTATCGTTGCCTTCACCCTCGGGGCCGGGTTGTTCGCCGATGCATTTTTCGTGGCTTTCCGTATCCCCAACCTGCTGCGTCGGCTATTTGGCGAAGGCTCTTTAACCATGGCGTTCATACCGGTCTTCTCCCGAATCCGCGAGGAAGAGGGGGATGAGGCCGCTCAGGAGATGGCCCGTTCGGCCATGGTCTGGCTTGGTGTCATCCTTGGGGGGATCACCTTGTTGGTGATGTGGTTGGCTCGCCCGCTGACCATGGTCATCGCGCCCGGGTTCATCGACAATCCCGAGCTGTTCGATGCCACTGTCGAGATCGTACGCATCTGCTTCCCGTATGCCATCCTTATTTGCAGTGTTGCCTTGTGCATGGGGATTCTCAATGCTCGAGATCATTTTCTTGCCCCAGCGCTGGCGCCTATCATTTTGAACGTCGCCCTGATTGGGGCTGCGCTGTTCGGCTATTACTTCGGCTACAATGTCGCCTACTCCATGGCCTACGGTGTGCTGATCGGTGGTCTTGGCCAGTGGATGTTGCAGCAGCCGTTCCTCAAGGCTACCGGGTTCTCATGGCGCGGTGTCTGGTCGTGGAAGAACAAGGGTGTCATTCGCATGGGGTTGCTCATGCTGCCCACGGTTTTCGGGGCCGCCGTCTATCAGGTGAACATCCTGCTGAGTACGTTGCTTGCCTCATTCCTTCCGGTCGGATCGGTTTCCTATCTATTTTACGCTGACAGATTAATGCAATTCCCGCTTGGGGTGTTCGGCATTGCTGTTTCCACTGCGGCCTTGCCCAGTCTTTCCAAGCTGGCGGCCAAAGGGGAAATGGGCGCGTTTGACGGAGCGCTTCGGTCAACCCTCGGACTGACCATGTTCATTGCCGTACCGTCTGCGGCCGGGTTGATTGCGCTGGCCGACCCTATTGTCGCCCTGCTGTTCGAGCGAGGAGCGTTTTCGCCCGAGGCTGTCGTGGCAACGGGGAGCGCGCTGGTCGCCTACTCCATCGGGTTGCCCTTCATAGCGCTTTCCCGTCCTTTGGTGGCTGGGTTCTATGCGCTGGAAGACACCAAGACGCCGGTTCGTATTGCCGTGGTTTGTCTGGTGGTCAATGTGGGGGCCGGTGCGCTCCTGATGCAATCGATCGGGCATGTCGGTTTGGCGTTGGCGGTCAGTCTCTCTTCCATGCTCAACTGGCTCCTGCTCTATGTCTTGCTGATGCGCAGGCGAAAAAGTCAGCTTATTGCTTTGGGCAGCGCGGTCAAAGTGGTCGCGGTCAGCGGATGTGTTGGTGTGGGAGCGTGGTATTCCGTGGCGTGGCATCCGTGGTGGGTTGCCTGCATCCCGGCGTGGGTAGCGTTTTATCTGCTCGCCGCGCATAAGTTGCGGATGCCGGAAGCGACCATGGTTGTTGATTTGATACGGGCGCGTATGCGCAGAAAGCGGAGCGAGGGATAA
- a CDS encoding FtsB family cell division protein has protein sequence MNNTQNGFGNNQDVQLEQELANLRNQYEQLRDQKVRTEQQVADLSSRLDALKEQAQAEYGTSDPAELQALLQKKRQENEQVVAEYSQHVRKIQADLAAVENRVDGDQ, from the coding sequence ATGAATAATACTCAGAATGGTTTTGGTAATAATCAGGATGTGCAGTTGGAACAGGAGCTTGCCAATCTTCGAAACCAATATGAACAGTTGCGCGACCAGAAAGTCCGGACCGAGCAGCAGGTCGCTGACCTCTCCAGCCGACTGGATGCTCTCAAAGAGCAGGCACAGGCCGAGTACGGAACCAGTGATCCGGCGGAGTTGCAGGCATTGTTGCAGAAAAAGCGTCAGGAAAACGAGCAGGTCGTGGCCGAGTATTCCCAGCACGTTCGGAAAATTCAGGCGGATCTGGCTGCGGTTGAAAACCGTGTGGATGGAGATCAGTAG
- a CDS encoding C-GCAxxG-C-C family protein: MDNTQTEKMTLTDRVAEIFGGGQLYCAETSLKLLADAGDIDATPYIPLATGFCSGASRTCGQCGVVSGVIMGLGLYAGRSAPGEDYEPAYVLVQEFVERFEKRCGSLNCQALIGCDFSSPEGQERFREKRLIRKCIQYVVFGVGTALDILQEHGYAVDPARVGHASPQS; this comes from the coding sequence ATGGATAATACACAGACAGAAAAAATGACACTGACGGACCGTGTGGCGGAAATTTTCGGTGGCGGGCAGCTGTATTGTGCCGAGACCTCTCTGAAGCTCCTTGCGGATGCTGGTGATATTGATGCAACACCTTACATTCCTCTGGCCACAGGCTTTTGCAGTGGTGCATCGCGTACGTGCGGTCAATGCGGCGTGGTTTCCGGTGTCATCATGGGGCTTGGGTTGTATGCAGGGCGGTCGGCTCCCGGCGAAGACTACGAGCCTGCCTATGTTTTGGTTCAGGAGTTCGTCGAACGCTTTGAAAAACGCTGTGGGTCGCTTAATTGCCAGGCGTTGATAGGGTGTGATTTTTCGTCGCCTGAAGGGCAGGAGCGATTCAGGGAAAAGCGGTTGATCCGAAAATGTATTCAGTACGTGGTGTTCGGAGTGGGGACGGCCCTGGATATTCTGCAGGAGCATGGATATGCAGTTGACCCTGCAAGGGTGGGCCACGCCTCGCCACAATCGTAA
- a CDS encoding metallophosphoesterase family protein — translation MGVDIVKGKGLFFIGDPHLADTPPGQRLDGYLDQIMSKLEACLEHAHALDMPVVFLGDVFHWPRDNSNKMLVELIRIFGEHPGKNNIWILVGNHDKYQSRFTSDVSLAVLEAAGVVRLMKEYGPQFVLDTGDTQTLVCGSPDGTPLPKSYEQEEDTPDTVIWVAHHNIRFPEFIDRAYSIKELPGIDWLVNGHIHRPQPTIRKGQTTWANPGNITRLTFTELSKVRKPAAAIWTPGAEELEKWVIPHEPFDVVFPDQAFPVQEESSVSESDYVKGLERLAWQRTQEGMGLKQFLVDNVQRETREGALIWELYEEVIDNE, via the coding sequence ATGGGTGTTGATATCGTAAAAGGTAAAGGGTTGTTTTTCATCGGCGACCCCCATCTGGCAGACACTCCGCCGGGACAGCGGCTCGATGGTTATCTTGATCAGATCATGAGCAAGCTGGAGGCGTGCCTTGAGCATGCCCATGCGTTGGATATGCCTGTGGTTTTCCTTGGAGATGTCTTTCACTGGCCCAGAGACAACTCCAACAAGATGCTTGTGGAGTTGATCCGCATTTTTGGTGAGCATCCGGGTAAAAACAACATCTGGATTCTGGTGGGCAACCACGACAAGTACCAGTCCCGTTTCACCAGTGATGTCAGTCTGGCTGTTTTGGAGGCGGCTGGCGTTGTTCGGTTGATGAAAGAATATGGTCCCCAGTTCGTTCTGGATACCGGGGATACACAAACGCTCGTCTGCGGCAGCCCGGATGGAACACCATTACCCAAATCGTATGAACAGGAAGAAGATACGCCGGATACCGTGATCTGGGTGGCGCATCACAATATCCGCTTCCCCGAATTTATCGACCGTGCCTACTCCATCAAGGAGCTGCCCGGTATCGACTGGCTCGTTAACGGACATATTCATCGGCCACAGCCGACCATACGCAAGGGCCAGACCACTTGGGCCAACCCGGGCAATATTACCCGTCTGACATTCACGGAACTGTCCAAGGTGCGAAAGCCTGCAGCGGCTATTTGGACCCCGGGGGCAGAAGAATTGGAAAAGTGGGTCATTCCTCATGAGCCGTTTGATGTGGTGTTTCCCGATCAGGCGTTCCCGGTGCAGGAAGAAAGCAGTGTCAGTGAGTCGGATTATGTGAAAGGGCTTGAGCGGTTGGCCTGGCAACGTACCCAGGAAGGCATGGGTCTGAAACAGTTTTTGGTAGACAATGTGCAGCGCGAGACTCGCGAAGGTGCACTTATATGGGAACTCTACGAGGAGGTCATAGATAATGAATAA
- a CDS encoding ChaN family lipoprotein, producing MNWNKRVLSRKKTAICLLLCLTFALGACMKRVEHPPLDVTFVPSSGDFISPEGERLSLDAVLDMAKGKDYILLGEGHKNICDHSIQQQIVSRLSQSDTPPAVGLEMVAVDKQPVLDDFAAGMIEVADLEEELEWSERWGYPYSLFEGLFEIVREHSLPISGLNAPRSVTKKITENGLESLTDEERALLPAEIVPPAKEQKAFLDEVFAQHSTRDTDDPDQRERFFLVQSIWDSKMAEEAVALRKRYDWPVVIIAGSAHVENGWGIARRLKKFDPDAETLIVMPWRGGSFDKDSGDVFFYCPDKYRSKMGATLVATGQGGLLVEQVERGSRADEAGLRPGDVLLEAADIPLDYLFSLHMAGTKVYKADEDLVFVVRRGEAVFSVNVGKLGKKGKAESESVR from the coding sequence ATGAATTGGAACAAGCGAGTGCTGAGCAGAAAAAAAACGGCCATATGCCTGCTGTTGTGTCTGACCTTTGCTTTGGGGGCCTGTATGAAACGTGTTGAGCATCCTCCATTGGATGTGACGTTTGTGCCGTCCAGTGGTGATTTCATTTCCCCCGAAGGGGAACGGCTTTCTCTGGATGCGGTTTTGGATATGGCTAAAGGCAAGGATTACATATTGTTGGGTGAAGGTCATAAAAATATTTGTGATCACTCCATACAGCAACAGATTGTTTCGCGGTTGTCCCAGAGTGACACGCCACCTGCTGTGGGCCTGGAGATGGTTGCCGTGGATAAGCAGCCCGTGCTGGATGACTTTGCCGCGGGTATGATCGAAGTGGCTGATCTGGAGGAAGAGCTTGAATGGAGTGAGCGGTGGGGGTACCCCTATTCACTTTTTGAAGGGTTGTTCGAGATTGTCCGTGAACACAGTCTGCCCATATCCGGCCTGAATGCGCCAAGGTCCGTGACCAAGAAGATAACTGAAAACGGCCTCGAATCGTTGACCGACGAAGAGCGTGCGTTGTTACCTGCTGAAATTGTGCCTCCTGCCAAGGAGCAAAAAGCGTTCTTGGACGAGGTCTTTGCCCAGCACAGTACGCGGGATACAGACGACCCGGATCAGCGTGAACGGTTTTTCCTTGTCCAGTCCATCTGGGATTCCAAGATGGCCGAAGAGGCTGTTGCGCTACGCAAGCGATACGACTGGCCGGTAGTGATCATAGCAGGGAGCGCCCATGTGGAAAATGGCTGGGGGATAGCCCGTCGGTTGAAGAAGTTTGATCCCGATGCCGAGACTTTGATTGTCATGCCGTGGCGTGGTGGATCGTTTGATAAGGATTCAGGCGATGTGTTTTTCTACTGTCCGGATAAGTACCGCTCCAAAATGGGGGCCACCCTTGTGGCTACAGGGCAAGGTGGCTTGCTGGTCGAACAGGTTGAACGAGGCTCCCGCGCAGACGAGGCCGGATTGCGCCCCGGGGATGTGCTGCTCGAAGCTGCCGATATCCCGCTCGACTATCTTTTCAGTCTGCATATGGCAGGAACCAAAGTTTATAAAGCGGATGAGGATCTGGTCTTTGTCGTGCGTCGCGGCGAAGCGGTTTTCTCCGTCAATGTTGGTAAGCTAGGCAAAAAGGGGAAGGCAGAGTCGGAAAGTGTCCGGTAA
- a CDS encoding acyloxyacyl hydrolase, which yields MLRTQLLVVLLLCLVVTSASAGEPAFISEVRGGVYSHDIDFWSFKREQGVDVNGEILFVSPEVLSVLFAPRPHVGATLNTAGDTSHVYAGLTWEYDMTPDFFVDLNLGGSAHNGKLDTDDNDRKSFGSSLLFRVGGAVGYRLTSNWNISLQYEHMSNAYIADPNEGMDNLGVRLGYCF from the coding sequence ATGTTGCGTACTCAATTGTTGGTTGTCCTGCTGCTCTGTTTAGTCGTGACATCGGCCAGTGCTGGTGAGCCAGCGTTCATATCCGAGGTACGGGGCGGTGTGTACTCTCATGATATCGATTTCTGGAGCTTCAAAAGGGAACAGGGAGTGGATGTGAATGGTGAGATTCTGTTCGTTTCGCCAGAGGTCCTGTCCGTCCTTTTTGCTCCGCGCCCGCACGTAGGGGCGACGTTGAATACCGCGGGTGACACCTCACATGTGTATGCTGGGCTAACCTGGGAATACGATATGACCCCTGACTTTTTCGTGGACTTGAACCTCGGTGGTTCTGCTCATAACGGGAAACTGGATACGGATGACAATGACCGGAAATCGTTCGGCTCTTCACTGCTCTTCCGTGTAGGGGGTGCCGTAGGGTATCGCCTGACATCAAACTGGAATATTTCTCTTCAATACGAACACATGTCCAATGCGTATATCGCTGATCCCAATGAAGGGATGGATAACCTAGGTGTCCGTTTAGGTTACTGTTTTTGA
- a CDS encoding P-loop NTPase family protein, which produces MESPTLPDLRAVERRLDRLSALAEGLHNEHERVRGHLDSARDFLVLAPSARDRLEELSKALFGKILDEVELNLTHAIREILGQDRVVVTEREIKNNRLQIEFRIQNRGNEDEIEDIMTGQGGSVCNILSVGLRLIALSQLPEHQHRPFLVLDEQDCWLKPALIPKFMQLINEIANKLSLQLLVISHHPLDLFAEAADRIFELRPDKVHGASVTRVK; this is translated from the coding sequence GTGGAATCCCCGACTCTCCCAGATCTTCGGGCGGTCGAACGGCGCCTTGATCGGTTGTCCGCATTGGCAGAAGGGCTGCACAATGAGCATGAGCGTGTCCGGGGTCACTTGGATTCGGCGAGGGATTTCCTTGTTTTAGCCCCCAGTGCGCGTGACCGCCTGGAAGAACTCTCAAAGGCGTTGTTCGGGAAGATACTGGATGAAGTCGAGTTGAATCTGACCCATGCCATTCGAGAAATCCTTGGACAGGACCGCGTGGTCGTCACTGAGCGGGAGATCAAAAACAACCGGCTACAGATCGAGTTCAGGATTCAGAACCGCGGCAATGAGGATGAGATCGAAGATATCATGACGGGGCAGGGTGGTTCCGTATGTAATATCCTCTCTGTCGGACTTCGGCTCATTGCTTTGTCCCAGTTGCCCGAGCATCAACATCGCCCATTTCTGGTGCTTGATGAGCAGGATTGCTGGCTCAAACCGGCGCTAATTCCCAAATTCATGCAGTTGATCAACGAGATAGCGAACAAGCTGTCGTTGCAATTGCTAGTCATCAGCCACCACCCCCTCGATCTCTTTGCCGAAGCTGCGGATCGGATTTTCGAACTGCGTCCGGATAAGGTGCACGGGGCTTCGGTGACACGCGTCAAATGA
- a CDS encoding tRNA1(Val) (adenine(37)-N6)-methyltransferase, with protein MVDAETVLARREYFPRGMNQPEGGYRFSLDSLLLSCFASPGRRKVGIDLGCGCGVVGIGMLLRQPGLTITGVEIDTTSCDSAKSNVEHLMLTDSLTIQQGDVATWRPDAVVDFVVSNPPYRELDRGRASRGEGRKTARFEHRGSLQSFVRCAAVALKTRGKFAFVHLPERLSEIMTTLHDNKLEPKRMRLVYGRLDAPPKIVLMEAIKAGSPGLRVEPPLVLHERRGGETRFTEDALNYCEYLRCNA; from the coding sequence ATGGTCGATGCTGAAACCGTGCTGGCTCGACGAGAGTATTTTCCACGGGGCATGAACCAGCCGGAGGGGGGATATCGTTTTTCTCTCGATTCATTGCTTCTGTCCTGCTTTGCCTCTCCTGGGCGTAGAAAAGTCGGGATTGATCTCGGGTGCGGGTGTGGCGTCGTTGGTATAGGGATGCTTCTTCGTCAGCCGGGATTGACGATCACCGGTGTCGAAATCGACACCACGTCATGTGATTCTGCAAAGAGCAATGTCGAGCACTTAATGCTTACCGATAGCTTGACGATTCAGCAGGGAGATGTGGCAACCTGGCGCCCTGATGCGGTGGTGGATTTCGTGGTTTCCAACCCGCCCTATCGTGAGTTGGATCGGGGGAGGGCAAGCCGTGGCGAGGGACGAAAGACTGCCCGATTCGAACACCGTGGGAGCCTTCAATCGTTTGTCCGGTGTGCGGCAGTGGCCCTCAAAACCCGCGGCAAATTTGCCTTTGTTCATCTGCCAGAACGACTTTCGGAGATCATGACGACGCTCCATGACAACAAGTTGGAGCCCAAGCGGATGCGGTTGGTGTATGGTCGATTGGATGCGCCACCCAAGATCGTACTGATGGAAGCGATTAAGGCAGGGTCGCCCGGACTTCGGGTTGAGCCACCATTGGTATTACACGAGCGAAGGGGCGGAGAGACTCGCTTTACCGAGGACGCACTGAATTATTGTGAATATTTGAGGTGTAACGCGTGA
- a CDS encoding PaaI family thioesterase produces MTPADYLKAVKNSEQTVNPVLNLLGATVIETNPGMATLKLTTSPAFAQGAGVVSGGILATLLDETMAHAVLGCLSADCATATVNMNVSYHRQTRVGDELFCTARTTKQGQRVIFVEAEIQADEKSIATATASFIVTHCPSEA; encoded by the coding sequence ATGACCCCAGCCGATTACCTCAAAGCCGTCAAAAACTCGGAGCAAACAGTAAACCCCGTGCTCAACCTCCTTGGTGCAACCGTGATCGAGACAAACCCAGGAATGGCAACGCTCAAACTAACGACCAGCCCAGCTTTTGCGCAGGGAGCAGGCGTGGTCTCCGGAGGCATTCTCGCCACCCTTCTGGATGAAACAATGGCGCACGCAGTGCTCGGATGTCTTTCTGCGGATTGCGCCACCGCCACGGTCAACATGAACGTCAGCTACCACCGACAGACCAGGGTCGGTGACGAACTCTTCTGTACAGCGCGAACCACGAAGCAGGGCCAGCGGGTCATTTTTGTCGAAGCCGAGATACAGGCTGACGAGAAGTCCATTGCCACAGCAACAGCTTCGTTCATTGTGACGCACTGTCCGAGTGAGGCATAG
- a CDS encoding peroxiredoxin, which translates to MKRLLFALLIVFISFGPAAGHEEQEKPVAYPVGKLKPRDSQLKVKTGEVAPDFSLPSITGKTVRLSDYRGRKNVVISFVPAAWTPVCSDQWPGYNIAREMFQELDAVLVGITVDNIPTLYTWSKAMNTLKFPVLSDFWPHGQVAESYGVLRSDGMAERAIFIIDKSGILRYIDVHDINLRPDLGKIVQELEKLQ; encoded by the coding sequence ATGAAGCGATTGTTGTTTGCATTATTGATTGTTTTCATCTCGTTTGGTCCTGCCGCAGGGCATGAGGAGCAGGAGAAACCTGTTGCCTATCCTGTTGGCAAACTCAAACCTCGAGACAGTCAGTTAAAAGTGAAGACAGGAGAAGTCGCTCCTGATTTTTCATTGCCATCCATAACAGGAAAGACCGTCAGGCTTTCGGATTATCGTGGCAGGAAAAATGTCGTGATTTCATTTGTCCCAGCAGCATGGACCCCGGTCTGTTCGGACCAGTGGCCCGGCTACAACATCGCACGCGAAATGTTCCAGGAACTGGATGCAGTGCTCGTTGGTATCACCGTTGACAACATCCCGACGTTGTATACGTGGTCCAAGGCTATGAATACGTTGAAATTCCCGGTGCTTTCGGATTTCTGGCCGCATGGGCAGGTCGCGGAAAGTTATGGCGTTCTTCGAAGTGACGGCATGGCGGAGCGTGCCATCTTCATCATCGATAAGAGCGGTATTCTGCGGTACATTGATGTCCATGACATCAATTTACGACCGGACCTGGGTAAGATCGTACAGGAATTGGAAAAATTACAATAG
- a CDS encoding TlpA disulfide reductase family protein: MKRLFLFLILTCLLTSTAMAGEIFPQATLAGKLSETQKSYLGVTSDTIQPKDIQAEYLFVEGYSMYCPICQRDAPHLNALYDALEKEGLSKKIKMIGIALGNTPYETAFYQKKYEVQFPLFHDEDYTVHKALGEVPTPTFYIVKMDTMEVLFKKVGAAETKDALLKAIKEVVK, encoded by the coding sequence ATGAAACGTCTGTTTTTATTTCTTATATTGACCTGCCTGCTGACAAGCACTGCAATGGCCGGTGAAATCTTCCCTCAAGCAACACTTGCGGGGAAGCTGTCTGAAACTCAAAAGTCCTACTTGGGTGTGACTTCGGACACCATCCAGCCCAAAGACATCCAGGCAGAGTATCTCTTTGTTGAAGGCTACAGCATGTATTGCCCGATTTGTCAGCGTGATGCACCCCACCTCAATGCCCTCTATGATGCACTTGAGAAGGAAGGCCTGTCTAAAAAAATCAAGATGATAGGCATCGCCCTTGGCAATACGCCTTATGAAACGGCGTTTTACCAGAAGAAGTACGAAGTGCAGTTCCCTTTGTTCCACGATGAGGATTACACCGTGCACAAGGCGTTGGGTGAAGTGCCGACTCCTACATTTTACATCGTGAAGATGGATACGATGGAAGTGCTGTTCAAGAAAGTGGGTGCAGCGGAAACCAAGGACGCACTGTTGAAGGCCATTAAGGAAGTGGTCAAATAA
- a CDS encoding AAA family ATPase — MITKIILQDFMAHEYTELELGPGVNALTGPNNTGKSAIVEALRCIATNPVPKHFIRHGAKEARVTLEMDDGVRVVWIRNKRSPGYEIWQPGADEPQEYWKFGRKPPEDVLAALRLNLVELEGNKDPIDVHVGNQRDPVFLLNSPGSDAAAFFAASTESAHLLAMQNLLKRRTQDAKREERDHSNRLHEVETALDAFELLPDISMAVEQARETEAALHTLQQQIPTLERTVNEQEAVRRTLDVQSQRVEVLNAVQSAPELQDVKSLHVLLAQLKQVTDDHRRTASANQVLQGLAQPSDIHDTKRLASFCEQLLGVERQLVRMGEQASTISGLSAPPALHDTRHLSSLIDDMIASRTRWNRGDRRMQVMDTLLQPPVVQPPRELEVLLAEMQTLAVNKNKYDAALQDLEKQLESLQSTITERVEAIGQCPTCGGDMNAGDFLDRGCGHGC, encoded by the coding sequence ATGATAACGAAGATCATCCTGCAGGATTTCATGGCGCACGAGTACACCGAGCTGGAGCTTGGTCCCGGGGTCAACGCCCTCACCGGACCAAACAACACCGGCAAATCCGCCATTGTGGAAGCCCTTCGCTGTATAGCCACCAATCCGGTGCCAAAGCATTTCATTCGGCATGGAGCCAAAGAAGCGCGTGTGACATTGGAGATGGATGATGGCGTTCGCGTTGTCTGGATTCGTAATAAACGCTCACCCGGATATGAAATTTGGCAACCCGGAGCCGATGAGCCGCAGGAGTACTGGAAGTTCGGCCGCAAACCTCCCGAAGACGTGCTTGCTGCCCTGCGACTGAATCTGGTTGAACTGGAAGGAAACAAGGATCCCATTGATGTCCATGTGGGCAATCAGCGTGATCCGGTTTTTCTGCTCAATAGCCCCGGTTCTGACGCAGCCGCTTTTTTTGCGGCATCCACTGAATCAGCGCACCTGTTAGCCATGCAAAATCTCTTGAAGCGCAGGACGCAGGATGCCAAGCGTGAAGAGCGGGATCATTCCAATCGGCTACATGAAGTGGAAACGGCTTTGGATGCGTTTGAATTGTTACCGGATATCTCCATGGCCGTGGAGCAGGCGCGGGAAACAGAGGCGGCCTTGCATACTCTCCAGCAGCAAATCCCAACGCTTGAGCGAACGGTTAATGAACAGGAAGCGGTTCGTCGCACTCTCGATGTCCAGTCTCAACGGGTCGAGGTCCTAAATGCGGTGCAGTCAGCGCCTGAATTGCAGGATGTGAAAAGCCTTCATGTACTCCTCGCACAATTGAAGCAGGTGACAGACGATCACAGGCGAACTGCATCAGCCAATCAGGTTTTACAGGGTCTGGCTCAACCTTCGGATATTCATGATACCAAACGTCTTGCGTCGTTTTGTGAGCAACTCCTTGGAGTAGAACGACAACTGGTACGAATGGGAGAACAGGCGTCAACGATATCAGGCCTTTCCGCTCCTCCCGCGCTTCACGATACGCGTCATCTATCCAGTCTCATAGACGACATGATCGCATCCCGAACCAGATGGAACAGAGGGGATCGGCGGATGCAAGTCATGGATACGCTGCTACAGCCTCCGGTCGTTCAACCGCCCCGTGAATTGGAGGTGCTACTTGCTGAGATGCAGACCCTGGCGGTGAACAAAAACAAGTATGATGCAGCGTTGCAGGACTTGGAGAAGCAGTTGGAGTCGTTGCAGTCCACCATTACGGAACGGGTTGAGGCCATAGGCCAGTGTCCCACATGCGGTGGTGACATGAACGCCGGAGATTTCCTTGATCGGGGGTGTGGTCATGGGTGTTGA
- the mutM gene encoding bifunctional DNA-formamidopyrimidine glycosylase/DNA-(apurinic or apyrimidinic site) lyase yields the protein MPELPEVEVIARGLHSTLSGRMVDMIVHADLTRLSDPADTLLPALPGKTIQRVYRRAKILLMEMADGHTLAFHLKMTGRVVHGAMRSPEKHDRLMMSLDDGSLLSFSDMRRFGYVRLFGPGQLKEWDFLKKAGPEPLETSPEILAKRVADRKGRIKALLLDQQIVSGVGNIYADESLFRAGIHPATRACDVDYDLLVELFSQLQKVLQQAIAENGSSIRNYVNADGDAGAFQNSFFVYGRKGELCRRCDSCLNVAKVAGRTSTFCPKCQPI from the coding sequence ATGCCTGAATTGCCTGAAGTCGAAGTAATTGCCCGTGGACTGCACTCTACACTGTCCGGTCGGATGGTGGATATGATCGTCCATGCTGATTTGACCCGCCTGAGCGATCCAGCGGATACCCTTCTTCCCGCCTTGCCAGGCAAAACCATTCAGCGTGTGTATCGACGTGCCAAGATACTCCTTATGGAGATGGCTGATGGGCATACATTGGCCTTCCATCTGAAAATGACCGGTCGGGTGGTGCATGGCGCCATGCGTTCTCCAGAGAAGCACGATCGGTTGATGATGTCGCTGGATGACGGGTCGCTCCTGTCGTTTTCCGACATGCGTCGATTTGGCTATGTGCGTCTTTTCGGGCCTGGCCAACTGAAGGAATGGGATTTTCTGAAAAAGGCTGGACCTGAACCGTTGGAGACCAGCCCGGAGATCCTTGCGAAACGAGTCGCAGACCGTAAAGGGCGGATCAAGGCGTTACTGCTCGATCAGCAGATTGTTAGCGGTGTGGGCAATATTTACGCGGATGAGTCACTCTTCCGGGCTGGTATTCATCCGGCCACCCGTGCCTGCGATGTGGATTATGACTTGCTGGTGGAGTTGTTCAGCCAATTGCAGAAGGTGCTTCAACAGGCTATTGCAGAAAACGGCAGTTCCATACGGAATTATGTCAACGCAGATGGTGATGCCGGTGCATTTCAAAACAGTTTTTTTGTGTATGGCAGAAAAGGTGAGTTGTGCCGCCGGTGCGACTCGTGCCTGAATGTTGCCAAGGTGGCTGGGCGAACTTCGACATTCTGCCCAAAATGCCAACCTATATGA